One Phaseolus vulgaris cultivar G19833 chromosome 11, P. vulgaris v2.0, whole genome shotgun sequence genomic window carries:
- the LOC137809585 gene encoding putative disease resistance RPP13-like protein 1, translated as MASLELEACQSCQRLPPLGLFPFLKVLKIIGLNGILSIDGDFHGSNSSSFKSLETLYFSDMSQWEKWECQTVTGVFPRLGRLSLRKCPKLKGVLLEQVVPLETLYISNCQQLEALAPKSVDLELCVCGKLQLEWATMKRLKVAETSLLQIVRSDTLEDLHIDSSLESINDDCVSLLTFQLDFFPTLRTLHLSGFGNLEMISQSLIHHHLEKLTLKNCSKLESFPGSMHMLLPSL; from the coding sequence ATGGCGTCCTTAGAGTTGGAAGCATGTCAATCTTGCCAACGTTTACCTCCCCTTGGACTTTTTCCATTTCTGAAGGTCTTGAAGATTATAGGACTTAATGGGATATTGAGTATTGATGGTGATTTTCATGGGAGCAACTCTTCTTCATTTAAATCCCTTGAAACATTGTATTTCTCCGATATGAGTCAATGGGAAAAGTGGGAGTGCCAAACTGTGACAGGTGTTTTTCCACGTCTAGGAAGGCTTTCCTTAAGAAAATGTCCAAAGTTGAAAGGAGTGTTGCTAGAGCAAGTTGTTCCTTTGGAAACACTATACATTAGTAACTGCCAACAACTTGAGGCATTAGCTCCCAAGTCGGTAGATTTAGAGCTATGTGTGTGTGGAAAGCTGCAGTTGGAGTGGGCTACAATGAAAAGGCTCAAAGTGGCAGAAACCTCATTGCTGCAAATTGTTAGGTCCGACACTCTTGAAGACTTGCACATTGATTCATCCCTGGAGTCAATCAATGATGATTGTGTCTCTCTACTCACCTTTCAACTAGATTTTTTCCCAACACTCAGGACGCTTCATCTTAGTGGGTTTGGTAATCTAGAGATGATTTCACAAAGTCTCATCCATCATCATCTAGAAAAGTTGACACTCAAGAATTGTTCTAAGTTAGAATCATTTCCTGGAAGCATGCATATGTTGCTTCCATCTCTCTAG